Proteins from a genomic interval of Nocardia sp. BMG51109:
- a CDS encoding FadR/GntR family transcriptional regulator has translation MTAPKRGRVPQRRIAETVAAELRSRILAGEEDYRLPTQDQLVQDFGVSYPSIREALRILETEGLVTVRRGNVGGAEVHRPDEMSAAYHLGLALQGARVTLGDLAAGLRMLEPLCAAACATRPDRAETVVPALTENVDKSAELVDDGMAFTHTAREFHDLIVSFTPNLTVRYVVSSLVALWSAQEEAWAEVLTRRGEYPSPDEAAEAVRTHRRLVKDIAAGRAGPAEQLYRTHLAATQALVLERFDNGVVNASPTGARLAMQSGTNKRI, from the coding sequence GTGACGGCACCCAAGCGCGGCCGGGTGCCGCAACGCCGGATCGCCGAAACCGTTGCGGCCGAACTGCGCTCACGCATCCTGGCCGGCGAGGAGGACTACCGGCTCCCCACTCAGGACCAGTTGGTGCAGGATTTCGGCGTCAGCTACCCCTCGATTCGCGAGGCGCTGCGCATCCTGGAGACCGAGGGCCTGGTCACCGTCCGGCGCGGCAACGTCGGCGGCGCCGAGGTGCATCGCCCCGACGAGATGTCGGCAGCGTATCACCTCGGGCTCGCCCTGCAGGGCGCCCGCGTGACCCTCGGCGACCTGGCCGCGGGGCTGCGCATGCTGGAACCGCTGTGCGCCGCCGCATGCGCCACCCGGCCCGACCGCGCCGAGACCGTCGTCCCCGCGCTGACCGAGAACGTCGACAAGTCGGCCGAACTGGTCGACGACGGCATGGCCTTCACCCACACCGCCCGCGAATTCCACGATCTCATCGTCTCGTTCACCCCGAACCTCACCGTCCGCTACGTGGTCAGTTCGCTGGTCGCGCTGTGGTCGGCGCAGGAGGAGGCGTGGGCGGAGGTGCTGACCCGGCGTGGCGAGTACCCCTCGCCCGACGAGGCGGCCGAGGCCGTGCGCACCCACCGCCGGCTGGTCAAGGACATCGCGGCGGGCCGCGCCGGCCCTGCCGAGCAGCTGTACCGCACCCACCTCGCCGCCACCCAGGCGCTGGTCCTGGAGCGATTCGACAACGGCGTGGTGAACGCCTCGCCCACCGGCGCCCGGCTGGCCATGCAGTCCGGGACGAACAAGCGGATCTGA